The Rahnella aceris genome contains the following window.
AGGTTGACGTTATGTACCACCGTGCGGGTTTCGTAACCCTGACGATGCGACACGCTCAGCTGATGCAGTTCAGCAATAATCTCACTCATGGCGCGGCTCCTGTTTTAAAGAGGCCAGCAGCGCGCGATCCAGCACCGGCAGGCGTTCACCGTGGGTAAATTTGCTCGGACGGCATGACCAGAGTGTATGCGTATAAGGATGTGTAGCGTTCGCCAGCTGATCGGCTGCAAGCTCATCGAGCAGTTCGCCTTTGTACATCACCAGCACACGTTCACAATAGCGGGCGACCTGTTGCAGGTCGTGACTGATGAGGATCAGCCCCATATTTCGCTGTTCGACTAAACGCTCAATCAGCCCCAGAACCTGCTCACGCATGTCGAAATCCAGCGCGGAAGTGGGTTCGTCGGCAATCAGCCATTGCGGGTCGTTGATCAGTGCAATCGCCAGCATCACGCGCTGCCCCATCCCGCCGGAAAGTTGATGCGGATACTGCTGTTGCAGGAAAGCCGGATTCGGCAGACCGACCGCATTCAGCATCTCGGTGACCTTTTCCTGACGCTCCTTGCGGCCA
Protein-coding sequences here:
- a CDS encoding ABC transporter ATP-binding protein, encoding MTIYLPGERPLELVKSLSFSVGQERVALVGESGSGKSLTARALMGLLPHPCKLRASQLTLGDNDLTTLKEREWSTLRGNRVSMVMQDPKHALNPTQKIGKQVEEPLRLHTRLGRKERQEKVTEMLNAVGLPNPAFLQQQYPHQLSGGMGQRVMLAIALINDPQWLIADEPTSALDFDMREQVLGLIERLVEQRNMGLILISHDLQQVARYCERVLVMYKGELLDELAADQLANATHPYTHTLWSCRPSKFTHGERLPVLDRALLASLKQEPRHE